The Catenuloplanes niger genome includes a window with the following:
- a CDS encoding transposase family protein has product MLDVPRELVRYLAQLLSAERRARGTRRGTRSLTCFYQALLVIVWFRKAEDATVLGAGFGISRATVYRYLAEGITVLSAQAPDLHEALQRAADEGWAFVILDGKLFDCDRLAETATSVKGETIDAWYSGKHRDFGANVQAVMRPDGLIIWTSPSLPGHMHDLSCAQQLGVTAALNWAAAELQLPALADAGYEGAGHGIKTPTKQPAGGRQLAVANRTVNRLLRGLRWQGERGFAILVGRWKTLRHTTASPRRIGDIVAAALHLTHFEYRILPETH; this is encoded by the coding sequence ATGCTCGACGTGCCCAGGGAACTGGTGCGCTACCTTGCCCAGCTGCTGTCCGCCGAACGGCGGGCGAGGGGCACCCGTCGCGGGACACGGTCGTTGACCTGCTTCTACCAGGCGCTGCTGGTCATAGTGTGGTTCCGCAAAGCCGAAGACGCCACGGTGCTGGGCGCCGGGTTCGGGATCTCCCGGGCCACCGTTTACCGGTATCTCGCCGAAGGCATCACCGTGCTGTCCGCCCAGGCACCTGATCTGCATGAGGCGTTACAACGGGCCGCCGACGAGGGCTGGGCGTTCGTCATTCTGGACGGCAAGCTGTTCGACTGTGACCGCCTCGCGGAGACCGCCACCAGCGTGAAGGGCGAGACGATCGACGCCTGGTACTCGGGAAAGCACCGGGACTTCGGCGCGAACGTCCAGGCCGTCATGCGCCCTGACGGGCTGATCATCTGGACCTCACCGTCACTGCCCGGGCATATGCATGATCTCAGCTGCGCTCAGCAGCTGGGCGTCACCGCCGCGTTGAACTGGGCCGCCGCCGAACTGCAGCTGCCGGCCCTCGCCGACGCCGGCTACGAAGGAGCAGGTCACGGCATCAAAACCCCCACCAAACAACCGGCCGGCGGCCGGCAACTCGCGGTGGCGAACCGGACGGTGAACCGGCTGCTACGCGGCCTGCGCTGGCAAGGCGAACGCGGCTTCGCCATCCTCGTCGGCCGCTGGAAAACGCTACGCCATACCACCGCCAGCCCACGACGAATCGGTGACATCGTCGCCGCCGCACTTCACCTCACCCACTTCGAATACCGAATCCTGCCCGAAACTCACTGA
- a CDS encoding PAS domain S-box protein, whose amino-acid sequence MALILVTSVFAVILAWVSWQYLRRRDPLMRDVMLMFASVAMLFVLGAVRLLTGPLPQPVTMLAVALLMAKPLFTLRLVSWLCPVPAWWWYAAVLAWLVSVAPAVASSAGPLPRPQLWPALVVFFVLETVATWLLGTQARRRGGAARARLWCATAGTGLFGVAVLLSAGGRETWLQSRVLAVVSGLLYLVAFAPPRWLRRIWARGAAYAVTDLLLDAPTAEPAARTWRRYCEGAVRVLGTDAVVVLMPGAGEMVRVAGCAGTLVDLVCTRRGLDELLDVGATIDALAGWAHPPAVAVRFAQATGTRYVTVAPVPGADGRGAVLLLNRYRSLFAEDDVAAFTIPARHAAALAERAQTLAEREQLAVIVESSHDAIIGKSLDGVITSWNAGAARLYGYSAGEAVGRHASMLFPPGQEAVEAQFMARIARGERVDQQRVTRRRRDGAVITAVLTMSPITDADGRVTGVASVSRDISERQRAEAMFEEVLEAAPDAMIGVTDEGTITLVNAQAERLFGYQRDELVGQSVDILVPERHRGGHHHHRDRYFAHPRSRPMGAGAALAAVRKDGSEFPAEISLSSVTTDQGMIVTTAIRDVTDRLIAQAERERLITQAERDAAEKRLQHTRRLESLGQLAGGVAHDFNNILAVISNYSTMIAEVIGSPDPAPEDMAAARVDLGQISRAAERATRLTKQLLAFGRRDITQAEVINLNHVIGDVEQMLRRAIGEHIHLMTTLHRDLWPVYADPGQVEQILVNLAVNARDAMPGGGTLSIDTSNAEIGDADLTSSPLPVGRYVRVRISDTGTGMPPEVIERAFEPFYTTKPKGSGTGLGLATVYGIATAAGGDVHLYSENGIGTTVTVVLPAVDARRPEPGSPADATVIAEPAAAEAPHETILMVEDEDDLRVITGRILTRAGYHVLSASGGEQALHLAQTHPDRIDLLLTDVIMPKMTGNEVAARVRAIRPGIPVLYMSGYAEPVLTGNGTLPDGVTIVEKPFTSQELLNRVRAFVHPPGTRTPQEAHHTG is encoded by the coding sequence ATGGCGTTGATCCTGGTGACGTCGGTGTTCGCGGTGATCCTGGCGTGGGTGTCGTGGCAGTACCTGCGCCGCCGGGACCCGCTGATGCGTGACGTGATGTTGATGTTCGCCTCGGTCGCGATGCTCTTCGTGCTCGGGGCGGTCCGGCTGCTCACCGGCCCGCTGCCACAGCCGGTGACGATGCTGGCGGTCGCGCTGCTGATGGCCAAACCGCTGTTCACCCTGCGGCTGGTGAGCTGGCTCTGCCCGGTCCCGGCGTGGTGGTGGTACGCGGCGGTCCTGGCGTGGCTGGTGAGCGTGGCGCCGGCCGTGGCGTCGTCGGCCGGGCCGCTGCCCCGGCCGCAGTTGTGGCCGGCGCTGGTGGTCTTCTTCGTCCTGGAGACGGTGGCGACGTGGCTGCTCGGCACCCAGGCGCGCCGGCGTGGCGGCGCCGCCCGCGCCCGGTTGTGGTGTGCGACCGCCGGCACCGGCCTCTTCGGTGTCGCGGTGCTGCTGTCCGCCGGCGGCCGGGAGACGTGGCTGCAATCCCGGGTGCTGGCGGTGGTCTCCGGCCTGCTGTACCTGGTGGCGTTCGCGCCCCCGCGCTGGCTGCGCCGGATCTGGGCGCGCGGTGCGGCGTACGCGGTGACCGATCTGCTGCTGGACGCGCCGACCGCGGAACCGGCGGCGCGCACCTGGCGGCGCTACTGCGAGGGCGCCGTACGCGTCCTCGGGACGGATGCCGTGGTGGTGCTGATGCCGGGCGCCGGCGAGATGGTCCGCGTGGCCGGCTGCGCCGGCACGCTCGTCGACCTGGTATGCACCCGGCGGGGCCTCGACGAGCTGCTGGACGTCGGCGCGACGATCGACGCGCTGGCGGGATGGGCTCATCCACCCGCGGTGGCGGTCAGGTTCGCCCAGGCCACCGGCACGCGATACGTCACCGTCGCACCGGTACCGGGCGCGGACGGCCGCGGTGCGGTACTGCTGCTCAACCGGTACCGCAGCCTGTTCGCCGAGGACGACGTCGCCGCGTTCACCATCCCGGCCAGGCACGCCGCGGCGCTGGCCGAGCGGGCGCAGACCCTCGCGGAACGGGAACAGCTGGCGGTGATCGTGGAATCGTCACACGACGCGATCATCGGCAAGTCCCTGGACGGTGTGATCACCAGCTGGAACGCCGGTGCCGCACGGCTCTACGGGTACTCCGCCGGCGAAGCGGTCGGCCGGCACGCGTCCATGCTCTTCCCGCCGGGCCAGGAAGCGGTCGAAGCGCAGTTCATGGCCCGCATCGCCCGGGGTGAACGCGTCGACCAGCAGCGGGTGACCCGCCGGCGCCGCGACGGTGCGGTGATCACCGCGGTGCTGACCATGTCACCGATCACCGACGCGGACGGCCGGGTCACCGGCGTGGCGTCGGTGTCGCGCGACATCAGCGAACGCCAGCGCGCCGAGGCGATGTTCGAAGAGGTGCTGGAAGCAGCCCCGGACGCGATGATCGGGGTCACCGACGAGGGCACCATCACCCTGGTCAACGCGCAGGCCGAACGGCTGTTCGGCTACCAGCGCGACGAGTTGGTGGGCCAGTCGGTCGACATCCTGGTGCCCGAGCGCCATCGTGGCGGGCACCATCATCATCGCGACCGTTACTTCGCGCATCCCCGCAGCCGCCCGATGGGCGCCGGCGCCGCCCTGGCCGCGGTGCGCAAGGACGGCAGCGAGTTCCCCGCCGAGATCAGCCTGTCCTCGGTGACCACCGACCAGGGCATGATCGTCACCACCGCGATCCGTGACGTCACCGACCGGCTGATCGCCCAGGCCGAACGCGAACGCCTCATCACCCAGGCCGAACGCGACGCGGCCGAGAAACGCCTGCAGCACACCCGCCGGCTGGAGAGCCTCGGCCAGCTCGCCGGCGGTGTCGCGCACGACTTCAACAACATCCTCGCCGTGATCAGCAACTACTCCACGATGATCGCCGAGGTGATCGGGTCGCCGGACCCCGCTCCCGAGGACATGGCCGCCGCCCGCGTCGACCTCGGCCAGATCAGCCGCGCCGCGGAACGCGCCACCCGGCTGACGAAACAGCTGCTCGCCTTCGGCCGGCGCGACATCACCCAAGCCGAGGTGATCAACCTCAACCACGTCATCGGCGACGTCGAGCAGATGCTGCGCCGCGCGATCGGCGAACACATCCACCTGATGACCACGCTGCACCGGGATCTGTGGCCGGTCTACGCCGACCCCGGGCAGGTCGAGCAGATCCTGGTCAACCTCGCCGTCAACGCCCGCGACGCGATGCCCGGCGGCGGCACCCTGTCCATCGACACCAGCAACGCCGAGATCGGCGACGCCGACCTCACCAGCTCACCCCTGCCGGTGGGCCGGTACGTGCGGGTCCGGATCAGCGACACCGGCACCGGCATGCCACCGGAGGTCATCGAACGCGCCTTCGAGCCGTTCTACACCACCAAACCCAAGGGCTCCGGCACCGGCCTCGGCCTGGCCACCGTCTACGGCATCGCCACCGCCGCCGGCGGCGACGTGCACCTCTACTCCGAGAACGGCATCGGCACCACCGTCACCGTCGTCCTGCCCGCCGTCGACGCCCGCCGCCCCGAGCCCGGCTCCCCCGCCGACGCCACGGTGATCGCCGAGCCCGCCGCCGCCGAGGCACCGCACGAGACCATCCTGATGGTCGAGGACGAGGACGACCTGCGCGTGATCACCGGCCGCATCCTGACCCGCGCCGGCTACCACGTCCTCTCCGCCAGCGGCGGCGAGCAGGCCCTGCACCTGGCCCAGACCCACCCCGACCGGATCGACCTGCTGCTCACCGACGTGATCATGCCGAAGATGACCGGCAACGAGGTCGCCGCCCGCGTCCGCGCCATCCGGCCCGGCATCCCCGTGCTGTACATGTCCGGCTACGCCGAACCCGTCCTCACCGGCAACGGCACCCTGCCCGACGGCGTCACCATCGTCGAGAAGCCCTTCACCAGCCAGGAACTCCTCAACCGCGTCCGCGCCTTCGTACACCCGCCCGGCACCCGAACACCACAGGAAGCCCACCACACCGGCTGA
- a CDS encoding ATP-binding protein, giving the protein MNLGHDSTGTAGPGAHADATPHARAGPGVATALARTAGFSVLYLAATWAGRLTVMDGTNLSMVWPAAGVAALWFLTARHPRWRRLDMLCLSAVTMAVNVATGAPTVMAVMFVLANLAQALIFAHLFRRWLPGLWGGGGDRPLSRLTHLWRLLAVSVISTVCGALIGPTAVWLVDGAYSVPAAAVWLTRNTASMLLIGAAGLRLGYLLSAYPAAGPTASSRRTALRAVWRATSWPRRAEYAAVVTVSAAAYIVAFGIDHGLPLAFPLIVMTVWAGLRLHTTFVVLHDLAFGSLAVSYTLLGLGPFAAIESYPTRALIVQLFVGIVAVVGLAVALGRDERAELLRTLRLARTTAAEQATVLRTIVDSMGEGLAVMDADGRFLMRNPAAATLLGGVTSPTGRMADSSFYGLFHTDGRPIAADEMPFRRALRTGQPQGMDMVVRNAALPAGRVLAVNATPLPEPIAGTAYALSIFHDVTAERRHRDELAAFAGVVAHDLANPLTTVEGWGEDLPELIRTAPERALDAIGRINRAAARMRTLIVDLLDYTTARDATLRTTRTDLTATATGIAAARVDQAKGVDAPVPRFTIGDLHAVHADPALIRQLLENLISNAIKYTAPGITPHITVTTSRHDDVVEVAVGDNGIGIPAGEHRAVFGNFHRAHPTAGYTGTGLGLAICERIVERHGGTITASDNPAGTGTVITFTVPAADTAADSAAAPSRSVAYAT; this is encoded by the coding sequence ATGAATCTCGGCCACGACTCGACGGGCACCGCCGGCCCGGGTGCTCACGCCGACGCGACACCGCACGCGCGGGCCGGGCCCGGCGTCGCCACGGCGCTGGCGCGTACCGCCGGGTTCTCGGTCCTGTATCTGGCGGCCACGTGGGCCGGCCGCCTGACGGTCATGGACGGCACGAACCTGAGCATGGTGTGGCCCGCAGCCGGCGTCGCCGCGCTGTGGTTCCTCACCGCGCGGCATCCGCGATGGCGCCGGCTCGACATGCTGTGTCTGTCCGCCGTCACCATGGCGGTGAACGTCGCCACCGGCGCGCCCACGGTCATGGCCGTCATGTTCGTCCTGGCGAATCTGGCGCAGGCGCTCATCTTCGCCCACCTGTTCCGTCGCTGGCTGCCCGGTCTGTGGGGCGGCGGTGGCGACCGGCCGCTGAGCCGGCTCACCCACCTGTGGCGGCTGCTGGCCGTCTCCGTGATCAGCACGGTCTGCGGCGCGCTGATCGGGCCCACCGCGGTGTGGCTGGTCGACGGCGCCTACTCGGTGCCGGCCGCCGCCGTGTGGCTGACCCGGAACACCGCCAGCATGCTGCTCATCGGCGCGGCCGGGCTGCGCCTCGGATACCTGCTGAGCGCCTACCCGGCCGCCGGCCCCACGGCGTCGTCGCGGCGTACCGCGCTGCGTGCGGTGTGGCGTGCGACGTCCTGGCCGCGCCGGGCGGAGTACGCGGCCGTCGTGACGGTGTCGGCCGCGGCGTACATCGTCGCCTTCGGCATCGATCATGGCCTTCCGCTGGCGTTCCCGCTGATCGTCATGACCGTCTGGGCCGGCCTGCGCCTGCACACCACCTTCGTCGTGCTGCACGACCTCGCCTTCGGCAGCCTCGCCGTCAGCTACACCCTGCTCGGCCTCGGCCCGTTCGCCGCGATCGAGTCGTACCCCACCCGGGCCCTCATCGTGCAGCTGTTCGTCGGTATCGTCGCCGTCGTGGGCCTGGCCGTCGCCCTCGGCCGCGACGAGCGCGCGGAGCTTCTGCGCACGCTGCGGCTGGCCCGGACCACCGCCGCCGAACAGGCCACCGTGCTGCGCACCATCGTGGACTCCATGGGCGAGGGCCTGGCCGTGATGGACGCCGACGGCCGGTTCCTGATGCGCAATCCGGCCGCCGCCACGCTGCTCGGTGGCGTGACCAGCCCGACCGGCAGGATGGCCGACAGTTCCTTCTACGGCCTGTTCCACACCGACGGCAGGCCGATCGCCGCCGACGAAATGCCGTTCCGGCGCGCCCTGCGCACCGGTCAACCGCAGGGCATGGACATGGTGGTACGCAACGCCGCGCTCCCCGCCGGCCGTGTCCTCGCGGTCAACGCGACACCACTTCCGGAGCCGATCGCCGGTACGGCGTACGCGCTGAGCATCTTCCACGACGTGACCGCCGAACGCCGCCACCGCGACGAGCTGGCCGCCTTCGCGGGGGTGGTCGCGCACGACCTCGCCAATCCGCTGACCACCGTCGAGGGATGGGGCGAGGACCTGCCCGAGCTGATCCGCACCGCGCCGGAGCGCGCGCTCGACGCGATCGGCCGCATCAACCGCGCGGCCGCCCGCATGCGCACCCTCATCGTGGATCTCCTGGACTACACCACCGCACGCGACGCCACGCTCAGAACCACCCGCACCGACCTGACCGCGACGGCGACCGGCATCGCGGCCGCCCGCGTCGACCAGGCCAAGGGCGTCGACGCGCCCGTCCCGCGCTTCACCATCGGCGACCTGCACGCCGTCCACGCGGACCCGGCGCTGATCCGCCAGCTGCTGGAGAATCTGATCAGCAACGCGATCAAGTACACCGCCCCGGGGATCACCCCGCACATCACCGTCACCACCAGCCGTCACGACGACGTGGTCGAGGTCGCCGTCGGCGACAACGGCATCGGCATCCCCGCCGGCGAGCACCGGGCCGTGTTCGGCAACTTCCACCGCGCCCACCCGACCGCCGGCTACACCGGCACCGGGCTGGGCCTGGCCATCTGCGAACGCATCGTCGAACGGCACGGCGGCACCATCACCGCCTCCGACAACCCGGCCGGCACCGGCACCGTCATCACGTTCACCGTCCCCGCCGCCGACACCGCGGCCGACAGCGCGGCGGCACCGTCCCGGTCCGTCGCGTACGCGACCTGA
- a CDS encoding HD domain-containing phosphohydrolase — protein sequence MAGPGGSPRILLVDDEPDLLDGLRRQLRREFDVETAVGAANGLFTLGKGAPFEVIVSDFMMPGINGAQFLAAAKKAVPSATRMLLTGHTNLADAALTVNQGGVFRMLLKPVDHETMCAALRDCVAQHRLVVAERELLEQTLRGSVQALTEVLSLVSPAGFGRGTRMRRVASAMLDLVEVEDRWAAELAVQMSQLGVVSLPPVVADRLAAGDTLSDAEQAMADRMTEVAEQLISPIPRLGPVAEAIRYSRKGFDGSGTPQDGTAGESIPFGGRLLHLVEDHDELLARGTVPAVAIATLRSRAGRYDPVLLDALATVAAAAGGVRGVALAELQCGMVLAAPVTSLSGVLLVGAGPEVTPGLLTRLRNFAELEDGVAEPLMVVDAPDAGPADPGATG from the coding sequence ATGGCTGGACCGGGTGGCTCGCCGCGCATTCTGCTGGTGGACGACGAGCCGGATCTGCTCGACGGGTTGCGGCGGCAGCTGCGGCGGGAGTTCGACGTGGAGACGGCGGTCGGTGCCGCGAACGGGCTCTTCACGCTCGGCAAGGGTGCGCCGTTCGAGGTCATCGTGTCGGACTTCATGATGCCCGGGATCAACGGCGCGCAGTTCCTGGCCGCGGCGAAGAAGGCGGTGCCGTCCGCGACCCGGATGCTGCTCACCGGGCACACGAACCTCGCGGACGCGGCGCTCACCGTCAACCAGGGCGGCGTGTTCCGGATGCTGCTCAAGCCGGTCGACCACGAGACGATGTGCGCGGCGCTGCGTGACTGCGTGGCACAGCACCGGCTGGTGGTCGCGGAGCGCGAGCTGCTGGAGCAGACGCTGCGGGGGAGCGTGCAGGCGCTGACCGAGGTGCTCTCGCTGGTCAGCCCCGCGGGTTTCGGCCGGGGTACGCGCATGCGCCGGGTCGCGTCGGCGATGCTGGACCTCGTCGAGGTGGAGGACCGGTGGGCGGCCGAGCTCGCCGTGCAGATGTCCCAGCTCGGCGTGGTGTCGCTGCCGCCGGTGGTGGCCGACCGGCTGGCCGCGGGGGACACGCTCAGCGACGCCGAGCAGGCGATGGCCGACCGGATGACCGAGGTCGCCGAGCAGCTGATCTCGCCGATCCCGCGACTGGGCCCGGTCGCGGAGGCGATCAGGTACTCACGGAAGGGCTTCGACGGCTCGGGAACACCCCAGGACGGGACGGCCGGCGAGTCGATCCCGTTCGGCGGCCGGCTGCTGCACCTGGTCGAGGACCACGACGAGCTCCTGGCCCGCGGCACCGTGCCGGCCGTCGCGATCGCGACGCTGCGGTCCCGGGCCGGCCGCTACGACCCGGTGCTGCTGGACGCACTGGCCACGGTCGCCGCCGCGGCCGGTGGGGTGCGCGGCGTCGCCCTGGCCGAGCTGCAGTGCGGGATGGTGCTGGCCGCGCCGGTGACCAGCCTCTCCGGCGTGCTGCTGGTCGGCGCCGGGCCGGAGGTCACACCGGGCCTGCTGACCCGGCTGCGGAACTTCGCGGAACTGGAGGACGGGGTGGCCGAGCCGCTGATGGTGGTGGACGCGCCGGACGCCGGACCGGCCGACCCCGGCGCCACCGGCTGA
- a CDS encoding HDOD domain-containing protein: MTQRPHVLFVDDEPMIIDGLRRMLRICRDRWTMSFAESGAAALDIMRSRPCDVVVTDYRMPEMDGAALLEQVRTEFPGVVRVILSGQTNESNLLRIMVLAHEMLSKPTTPEVLIAVIERLLDARMRTGSGQHSAVAFVESLPSPSHTFVELLAALEDEEASAQSVGTVIEKDPAAAAKVLHLVNSSAYTAGHKVSDVAQAVTLLGLHTVRGLVMMHDLIRVFDADAALPATWIDALTLHAVETSRLARLLGAGAGWQSDAFTAGLLHEVGQLVLASARPGDFCDALGNWTSGDRDLHVYEQTAFDASHVQVGVSLLGLWGLPTAVIDAVGGHTTVPGPGPATDPASAVALAHRITEADLGPVCGPHTGTALDEDELDASTRAAVSRWRRERAH; encoded by the coding sequence GTGACGCAGCGACCGCACGTGCTGTTCGTCGACGACGAGCCGATGATCATCGACGGTCTGCGCCGCATGCTGCGTATCTGCCGGGACCGCTGGACCATGTCGTTCGCGGAGAGCGGCGCGGCGGCGCTCGACATCATGCGATCCCGGCCGTGCGACGTGGTGGTGACGGACTACCGGATGCCGGAGATGGACGGCGCGGCCCTGCTGGAACAGGTACGTACCGAATTCCCCGGCGTGGTGCGCGTCATCCTGTCCGGCCAGACCAACGAGAGCAACCTGCTGCGGATCATGGTGCTGGCACACGAGATGCTGAGCAAACCCACCACGCCCGAGGTGCTGATCGCCGTCATCGAACGCCTCCTGGACGCGCGCATGCGGACCGGCAGCGGTCAGCACAGCGCCGTGGCCTTCGTGGAGTCCCTGCCCAGCCCGTCCCACACGTTCGTCGAACTGCTGGCGGCGCTCGAAGACGAGGAGGCGTCGGCACAATCCGTCGGTACGGTGATCGAGAAGGATCCCGCCGCCGCGGCGAAGGTCCTGCACCTGGTGAACTCGTCGGCCTACACCGCGGGCCACAAGGTCAGCGACGTGGCACAGGCGGTCACGCTGCTCGGCCTGCACACCGTGCGTGGCCTCGTGATGATGCACGACCTGATCCGGGTCTTCGACGCCGACGCCGCCCTGCCGGCCACCTGGATCGACGCGCTCACGCTGCACGCCGTCGAGACGTCCAGACTGGCCCGGCTGCTCGGCGCCGGAGCCGGCTGGCAGAGCGACGCGTTCACCGCGGGCCTGCTGCACGAGGTCGGCCAGCTGGTGCTGGCGTCGGCCCGGCCGGGTGACTTCTGCGACGCACTCGGCAACTGGACGTCCGGGGACCGCGACCTGCACGTGTACGAGCAGACCGCCTTCGACGCCTCGCACGTCCAGGTGGGGGTGAGCCTGCTGGGTCTGTGGGGCCTGCCGACGGCGGTGATCGACGCGGTCGGCGGCCACACCACGGTGCCCGGCCCCGGCCCGGCCACGGATCCCGCCTCAGCGGTCGCCCTGGCCCACCGGATCACCGAGGCCGACCTCGGGCCCGTCTGCGGCCCGCACACCGGCACCGCCCTGGACGAGGACGAGCTCGACGCGAGCACGCGGGCGGCCGTCAGCCGGTGGCGCCGGGAGCGCGCACACTGA
- a CDS encoding ATP-binding protein: MLSRDMFVHRWLSGTDTMLGQIRTLFLGLLMLWPAFGLWGVEAHGDLTRAVTVVVLIVVLQAWSYAGYRRQGFPVWSWIPEGLCVLLVLGASDFVAAVGLCFIWVSFRALYGQAREKLLGAGVVAGIMATGFEVFHTGSGSAMSLMFTALLSLTVTHFLARVSRARDRAAARESAMASAGAGLAASTSRADVLDVALGAALALDRRVHAALIFTVAGPALHVVAAAGHVGTEAVGWVTELDRLPPQARETLRSGGYTVVTDDAAGSLADVLRLPRHHAIGMAPLVAHESTFGMLVLALDRHPIDDLSAAVLTLAGETALTLDQMLVRSRLSVVVEHLPDALLLAGEAGTIRFVNPAAEAMFGRSRDELVGAPVWSLLHPQDVASLLETRAEGPSPRVCRMRGTDDMPWVEVEALLEHATEHDGSRSIVLTARDISERQRLELELRHAQKLESIGRLAAGIAHEINTPIQFIGDNVRFMENSFADLVRLWDTYRELAAAATGPDDLAETRRRIDELAEELEMDYLMDEVPKAIAQTLKGVNRVAGIVRAMKAFGHPGTEEKAPANLTEAIQNTLVVANNEIKYVADVETDLADLPLVYCHLGDINQVLLNLLVNAAHAIAAANRGRGTIRVSTTVDRGHVVINVADTGTGVPPEIADKLFEPFFTTKEVGTGTGQGLALVRSLVADRHGGTVDFTSEVGVGTVFTVRLPISPGDVAAVSAKSLEAQR, from the coding sequence ATGCTGTCCAGAGATATGTTCGTGCATCGATGGCTCTCCGGGACCGACACGATGCTCGGCCAGATCCGGACCCTCTTCCTCGGGCTGCTGATGCTGTGGCCGGCGTTCGGCCTGTGGGGCGTGGAGGCACACGGCGACCTGACCCGGGCCGTGACCGTGGTCGTCCTGATCGTGGTGCTGCAGGCATGGTCGTACGCCGGATATCGCCGGCAGGGTTTCCCCGTCTGGAGCTGGATTCCCGAAGGCCTGTGCGTCCTGCTCGTGCTCGGCGCCTCGGACTTCGTCGCCGCCGTCGGGCTGTGTTTCATCTGGGTCAGCTTCCGCGCGCTCTACGGCCAGGCACGGGAGAAGCTGCTCGGCGCGGGCGTGGTGGCCGGCATCATGGCGACCGGGTTCGAGGTGTTCCACACCGGCTCCGGCAGCGCCATGTCGCTGATGTTCACCGCCCTGCTGTCGTTGACCGTCACTCACTTCCTGGCCCGCGTCAGCCGGGCCCGGGACCGCGCCGCCGCCCGGGAGAGCGCCATGGCCTCGGCCGGCGCGGGGCTCGCGGCCTCGACCAGCCGGGCGGACGTGCTGGATGTCGCCCTGGGCGCGGCGCTGGCCCTGGACCGCCGGGTGCACGCCGCGCTGATCTTCACCGTCGCCGGGCCGGCCCTGCACGTGGTCGCCGCGGCCGGGCACGTCGGCACCGAAGCGGTCGGCTGGGTGACCGAACTCGACCGGCTGCCCCCGCAGGCGCGGGAGACGCTGCGCTCCGGCGGCTACACCGTCGTCACGGACGACGCGGCGGGCTCGCTGGCCGACGTGCTGCGGCTGCCGCGACACCACGCGATCGGCATGGCGCCGCTGGTCGCGCACGAGAGCACGTTCGGCATGCTGGTGCTCGCGCTCGACCGGCACCCCATCGACGACCTGTCCGCCGCGGTGCTCACCCTGGCCGGCGAGACCGCCCTCACGCTGGACCAGATGCTGGTCAGATCCCGGCTGAGCGTGGTCGTCGAGCACCTGCCGGACGCGCTGCTGCTGGCCGGTGAGGCCGGCACCATCCGGTTCGTCAATCCGGCGGCGGAGGCCATGTTCGGCCGGAGCCGGGACGAACTCGTCGGCGCCCCCGTGTGGAGCCTGCTCCACCCGCAGGACGTGGCCTCCCTGCTGGAGACGAGGGCGGAGGGCCCGTCCCCCCGCGTGTGCCGGATGCGCGGCACCGACGACATGCCGTGGGTCGAGGTCGAGGCCCTGCTCGAGCACGCGACCGAGCACGACGGCTCCCGCAGCATCGTCCTGACCGCACGCGACATCTCCGAACGGCAGCGCCTGGAGCTGGAGCTGCGGCACGCGCAGAAACTCGAGTCGATCGGCCGGCTCGCCGCCGGCATCGCGCACGAGATCAACACGCCCATCCAGTTCATCGGGGACAACGTCCGTTTCATGGAGAACTCGTTCGCGGACCTGGTACGGCTGTGGGACACCTACCGCGAGCTGGCCGCGGCGGCGACCGGGCCGGACGACCTGGCCGAGACGAGGCGGCGCATCGACGAGCTGGCCGAGGAACTCGAGATGGACTACCTGATGGACGAGGTGCCGAAGGCGATCGCCCAGACGCTCAAGGGCGTCAACCGGGTGGCCGGGATCGTCCGGGCGATGAAGGCGTTCGGTCACCCCGGCACCGAGGAGAAGGCGCCGGCGAACCTCACCGAAGCTATCCAGAACACGCTCGTGGTCGCCAACAACGAGATCAAGTACGTCGCCGACGTCGAGACCGACCTGGCCGACCTGCCGCTCGTCTACTGCCACCTGGGCGACATCAACCAGGTGCTGCTGAACCTCCTCGTCAACGCCGCGCACGCGATCGCCGCCGCGAACCGCGGCCGGGGCACCATCCGGGTCTCCACCACCGTGGACCGCGGACATGTCGTGATCAACGTCGCGGACACCGGTACCGGGGTACCGCCCGAGATCGCCGACAAGCTCTTCGAGCCGTTCTTCACCACCAAGGAGGTCGGCACCGGCACGGGCCAGGGTCTTGCGCTGGTACGGAGCCTGGTGGCCGACCGGCACGGCGGCACGGTCGACTTCACCAGTGAGGTGGGGGTGGGCACGGTCTTCACCGTCCGGCTGCCGATCTCCCCGGGTGACGTGGCCGCCGTGTCCGCGAAGTCGCTGGAGGCGCAACGGTGA